The nucleotide window AGGGGCTGCTTCCTGACACACAGAACCtggcctctctgcctgcctgctccctctccccgctgggggaggggggccggAGCCAGCCAGAAAGCCTGGGGCCACACTGCCCTCCCCCACCGACACCGAAACAGCACGTGCAGGTCCACAATGACCTGCAGTTCCAAAAGGCATAATCTCCTCCTAAGGAAGCGCCAGCTGCAGCTGGCAGTTTTCTCACCAACCCCGGAGCTCCgtcccaccactgccaccacaaGCCCCTCAGAGACCAGCTCCCCGACCCAGTGAGACCATCAGAACCCTGGAcagggggagccaggagccccaaaccaAGACCACCAGCCGAGGAGAGAAAAGAGTGCTAAAGTCATGACCACTTACTTTTCTTGCCTTGCTCTGTCTTTCTTTGGTCTGCAATGggtacagaaagagaaaagaacaaaacagaagaatTAAGATGGTGAGGCTAATGACAGGAGTTATAATAACAATAGTAGAAACAAGATTGACGATATCATAACACTGTTTCAATCCCTTCACGCATAGTAACTCCTTTAATCCTTACGACAACACTGTAAGGTGCAGCCTATTACTGTGCCcgttttacagatgtggaaactgaggcacactgCAGTTGACCGCCCAGGTCACCAGCTGGAAGGCCGACATGGGCTAACAAGCACAGCACTCCGAACCCCGGCGCAGACTAGGCAGCCCACAGCCTTCTGTTAGCTAAACGAGCCCCCGACTCCGTCCTCACCTGCATTCACATTTGTTGTGCTGTAGGAAGCTCATCTCCCCTATGTGCTGGCCCTGGTGAGGTTTGATCCGCATGATCTGGGGGAAGGAAGCAGATACAAAGATCAGTGACCCAGCCAGCCATACCCAGATGGGACACCCCCGGGCTCCAGCCACCCAGCTCCTAGGGGCTCTACACAGCAGGGGTGGCTGAAGCAGAGGCAAGCCCGCTGGCTCAAGGGGCCCCTGCTCCGCTTGAGGCAGAGGGGGTTGcgagggctggccaggctgggaaTTTCGGTCCTGGGTTCTCACCACTTCCCacaccctcccttccttcctcccatggCCCCGGCAGCCACTCCCTCCCTGGTCCTCAGAgacccacccccctccccatctGGGATGAGATGTGCCCCTTCACCAGGGAGCACCAAGAGACAGGCTTTGTAAAGACCTCATGGACCAGGCTCGCCTAGCTTCCCCCAAGGAGTCCCCAGAGCAGGCGGGCCCTCGGGGGCTCTCTCCCGGAGGGGAAGAGGGGGGCTCCTGTCAAGGCATCAGCCCCATCCTAAGCCTAGGGGACAAAGGTCAGGGTGGGGGGCTGGCTGCGAACCCAGGCTGAGGAATGCAGGCTGTCTTCTTTTCCTAAGGAAAGCGAGACCCCACCACGccctcctgcccctggctcccctgctcgctcccaggccagggccaggcccagcccacctGCATGGTGACGTTGAACTCCTCAGTGGGCACGCACTCCAGGCTTTCATCATTGCAGCAGCCCCCACAGCGCACCAGAGGCACGCAGGAAGGCTTGAATATGTACTCGATCTCATCAGGGTACTCCTGGAAGATGTCCACCAAGGTCTCGATCGGCTGGCAGTAGCTGCGCCGGTAGACTTCCATGAACTTCACCACTGCATggaggggggagggcagagaggagagagattagCCTGGTGGGTGACACAACCGGTGGCGGCCAGCCCCCACCTCCGCCCAGCTCAGTAAGGCCATTCCTCCGGGCTACTATAAGAGGCACCTAGGATCAGACAGTCCTTCCAAAAGCCTAACTGAAATGCCCCCTGCTCTGGGTGAAGCCCCTCCCTCAGCCGCGGCCGACACTGGTGAGCACCTGGTTTCAATCCACAGGCCATGGGAGGCTGTCAAGTGGCGGGGGAGATGGCCTGCCACACCTGATGCCTAGATGGCATGGCGCGCCAGCTCCTGTACCAACCTTGAGGTCAGGGGACAGTGTGGCCTGCCTGAGCTCACCACCACAGCCCTGCCACAGCTGCCACTACCCCAGCAACTGTACCAAGGCCGGTACCAGCGGAGCGCTGAATACACGCTGGCACCACACTCGCGGTCCAGAGCTCTCGCCTCCCACGACTCTCCCCACCCAGCACTCTGCTGTTCTACTAGGAGCCCAGCTCACAAACGGGGAGAGAGAGGCTCAGGGACTCGCCCCAAGGCCACACGGCTCGTGACTGGAGAGTTAGAAGCAGCTCTGACATCAAAGCCCGGCCACGCCTGCGTCACGCGGAAACAGGGGCGAAGCTTCGGGAGGCACCGTGCCACCTGCCAGGCCCTCTCCCCAAGTCACGGGCTGAGGCGGTGGTGGGCACCAGCACAGGGCGGGGCCTGCCTGGAATCAGCAGGTGGCAGCAGGCGGGCGAGCCGTGCCGGCCCTACCAGCCGCCGATAACCCCGCCCAAGAGGGCAAACTGCTTGCATCATGGAAAAAGCAGCGTGGCCACGGAGCCCTTTGAGAAGCTGCGCtggaggagcccagggcagagACGGCTTCCCAGGCCGGCTGCGGAGCCTGGGGTGCAATGGAGCATGAAGGGGGAGTTTGGGGCCATAGGGGTAGAACACCGGAGAGCACACAAACGAGGCACTCCAGGCTGTGACCACACCCCCGCCACGGCACGGCTCAGCTCGGCTCGGCACAGCACGGCAGCCCTGTCCCTGAAGTGAGGGAATACCCCCGGCCAGTGGCGGGGAGGTCCAGGCTCTCATGGAGCGATGTGACCTTGGGCCGGCCCGGCCCTCCCCGGGCCTCTGACTCTGCTCATCTGTGTAAGCAGGTTGAGCTGGTCTCTACGTCATTCAACCCACATGGTTCTGTCTCCCCACTTCTAGCACTGGGAACAGGCACCCTTTTCTTGGGCCGGAACTTCACcaaggcactgcaggcggctgccctGGAGACCATCCCCCCCAACCAGAGAATACAGCTGAGCCTccgcctcccttctccctcctccctccaagATTTGTGTTCCAGGGAGCTCAGGAAGATAAGACCAGGGGTATGAACAGAACAGGCTGGCTGAGAAACCACAGTGGGTggaggagaagcagcaggtgtgAATGCAGGAGGAACAGTACGGGAATTCCGGCCTCGGCAggaattctctctccttctcctgtccAAACAACGGGCGCACAACCTGTCTCCACCCCTAAACGACCAAGGCAAAGGAAagccaaaaataaattaaaaaaagaaacagagagagagatcggagATCTGGAAAAGTCACTTTTTAAGGTAAATCTACATGGAAGAAGATGGTGAATGGAGAATTTTAGAGCAGATCCGTCCCCGTGGTTGGGACAGACAGCGCAGGCTTAGGGCGTCTGCCCAGGAACGGATGGGAAAAGGTCTGGCCAGGCGGTGGGGTtgggggctgggcagagaggagaaagaccTGGGCTGGGAAGTCCTTGGGAAAGCTTCTCCCTGGAACCCTCAAAGCCCATGGGAGTAGACAGAGGCAACTTCCCCAGGACTCCAGGTGCCCCAGCCACTGCCTCCAAGGAAGGCAGCCTCCCTCCTGCACAGGCAGGTGCACACGCgcgcacgtacacacacacagacacacaggtgcGTGCCAAATCCtagttttccttatttatcatggacaATCTTTCTCCAGCAAACAAAGACCGTTTGTCCTGCCTCTCCCAGACCATAGGGACCACTGGGAAGCTGAAgagggtgggtggcaggcacactaggaaggggtggggggtgcctgTCCGTGGTACAGACTGGGGAGTGGCCAGGAAGCCAGGCCTTGGGCCAAAGGCAAGgctcctggggtggggaaggaggaggtAGAACCGGCTGGGCACCACCACCCCTGGTAGCTACCCCAGCCCCACTGGATTCGGGTCAGGAACACTTGCCTGGAGGAAGACCCCAGGGCCTTCCCTGCTTGGAGGTGGAgcgctgggaaagcagcgtgGGACTGGACCAGAGGCCGCATCCAGTAGTGGGGAGAGCCAGGGCGTCCCCAGAGAAATGGGAGTTTCCCGTACTCCAAACCACAGCGGAACAAAAGACAGGCAGACTCGGGctgggcg belongs to Oryctolagus cuniculus chromosome 5, mOryCun1.1, whole genome shotgun sequence and includes:
- the VEGFA gene encoding vascular endothelial growth factor A, long form isoform X2; translated protein: MNFLLSWVHWSLALLLYLHHAKWSQAAPMAEEGDNKPHEVVKFMEVYRRSYCQPIETLVDIFQEYPDEIEYIFKPSCVPLVRCGGCCNDESLECVPTEEFNVTMQIMRIKPHQGQHIGEMSFLQHNKCECRPKKDRARQENPCGPCSERRKHLFVQDPQTCKCSCKNTDSRCKARQLELNERTCRCDKPRR